A genome region from Neisseria meningitidis includes the following:
- a CDS encoding class II glutamine amidotransferase translates to MCQLLGMNCNTPTDIMFSFEGFRRRGGITDHHADGFGIGFFEGKGVRLFHDDKPSANSPVADLVRAYQIKSENVVAHIRKASQGQTSLANTHPFMREMWGGYWLFAHNGHLIDFFPEQGEFFHPVGTTDSERAFCHILNRLRTRFAARPDDDTLFDAIAGLTHEIRKFGLFNFMLSDGIALFAHASTLLHYIVRQAPFGKARLLDDDVMVDFAEVTTPSDRVAVIATLPLTRDESWSQLAVDELVMFREGNIVRHDRPENPVYMSAEEGLEIARAAGVSV, encoded by the coding sequence ATGTGTCAACTGCTGGGCATGAACTGCAATACGCCGACCGATATTATGTTTTCCTTTGAAGGCTTCCGCCGCAGGGGCGGCATTACCGACCACCATGCCGACGGTTTCGGCATCGGCTTTTTCGAAGGCAAAGGCGTGCGCCTGTTCCATGACGACAAACCCAGTGCCAATTCGCCCGTCGCCGACCTCGTGCGCGCCTACCAGATTAAATCGGAAAACGTCGTCGCCCATATCCGCAAAGCATCACAAGGACAAACCTCGCTGGCGAACACCCATCCCTTTATGCGCGAAATGTGGGGCGGCTACTGGCTGTTTGCCCACAACGGACATTTGATTGATTTTTTTCCCGAACAGGGCGAATTTTTCCACCCCGTCGGCACAACCGATTCCGAACGCGCGTTCTGCCACATCCTTAACCGCCTGCGCACCCGCTTTGCCGCCCGTCCCGACGACGACACGCTGTTTGACGCGATTGCGGGGCTGACGCACGAAATCCGCAAGTTCGGGCTGTTTAACTTTATGCTTTCAGACGGCATTGCCCTGTTTGCCCACGCCAGCACACTACTGCACTACATCGTCCGCCAAGCCCCGTTCGGCAAGGCGCGCCTGCTCGACGACGACGTGATGGTCGATTTTGCCGAAGTAACCACGCCCTCCGACCGCGTCGCCGTTATCGCCACCCTGCCGCTGACCCGCGACGAATCATGGTCCCAACTTGCCGTGGACGAACTGGTCATGTTCCGCGAAGGCAACATCGTCCGACACGACCGTCCCGAAAACCCCGTCTATATGAGTGCCGAAGAAGGTCTGGAAATCGCCCGCGCCGCCGGCGTATCGGTTTGA
- a CDS encoding transcriptional regulator NrdR, translating to MKCPFCAHPDTRVADSRLMEERNAVRRRRHCPNCGKRFGTLETAELKMPAVIGPDKKRSPFNAQRLRNDLTAAARKSALTPEQIDETVRLTEHRLYTSGQRDIPSAALADMVLKELLEHNTEAAVRFAALHKRFDNPADFASWLAQAVKTGGKA from the coding sequence ATGAAATGCCCGTTTTGCGCCCACCCCGACACCCGCGTTGCCGATTCGCGTCTGATGGAAGAACGCAACGCCGTGCGCCGCCGCCGCCACTGCCCCAACTGCGGCAAACGCTTCGGCACGCTCGAAACCGCCGAACTCAAAATGCCCGCCGTCATCGGTCCGGACAAAAAACGTTCGCCCTTCAATGCACAACGCCTCCGCAACGACCTGACCGCCGCCGCCCGAAAATCCGCCCTGACACCCGAACAGATCGACGAAACCGTCCGCCTGACGGAACACAGGCTCTACACTTCGGGTCAGCGCGACATCCCCTCTGCCGCACTTGCCGACATGGTGCTAAAAGAGCTGCTTGAGCACAACACGGAAGCCGCCGTCCGTTTCGCCGCCCTGCACAAACGCTTCGACAATCCGGCAGACTTTGCCTCGTGGCTGGCGCAAGCCGTCAAAACAGGCGGCAAAGCCTGA
- the ribD gene encoding bifunctional diaminohydroxyphosphoribosylaminopyrimidine deaminase/5-amino-6-(5-phosphoribosylamino)uracil reductase RibD, protein MFSDTDISMMENALRLAALGRFSTSPNPRVGCVIAHGSQVVGQGFHVKAGEPHAEVHALHQAGEMAQGATAFVTLEPCSHYGRTPPCAEALLRSGVTRVVAAMRDPNPPVAGKGFAMLEAAGIKTECGLLEHQARELNRGFLSRIERRRPFVRLKCAVSLDGKTALSDGSSFWITGEDARADVQVLRAESCAVLTGIGTVLADNPRLNVRAFPTLRQPARIVLDSRLRLPLDSHLLTDGQSPTYIATLERDEDKLRPYREHAHIRILMPSETADGKIDLHHLMRLLADEGFGEIMVEAGSELTSAFLAEDLADEIVLYRSPKILGGGSGLFCLPENRAALSAPPLWTPVSSEILGHDIKTVFRKNGNAF, encoded by the coding sequence ATGTTTTCGGACACAGATATATCCATGATGGAAAACGCCCTCCGACTTGCCGCTTTGGGGCGTTTTTCCACTTCGCCCAATCCGCGCGTCGGCTGCGTTATCGCACACGGCAGCCAAGTTGTCGGGCAGGGCTTCCACGTCAAAGCGGGCGAACCGCACGCCGAAGTCCACGCCCTGCATCAGGCGGGCGAAATGGCTCAAGGCGCGACCGCCTTTGTTACCCTCGAACCGTGCAGCCATTACGGGCGCACACCGCCCTGCGCCGAAGCTCTGCTCCGTTCCGGCGTAACACGCGTCGTTGCCGCCATGCGCGACCCCAACCCGCCGGTTGCAGGCAAAGGGTTTGCCATGCTCGAAGCAGCAGGCATCAAGACGGAATGCGGTTTACTCGAACATCAGGCAAGGGAACTCAACCGAGGCTTCCTGTCGCGCATCGAACGCCGCCGCCCCTTTGTCCGCCTCAAATGCGCCGTTTCGCTGGACGGCAAAACCGCCCTTTCAGACGGCAGCAGCTTTTGGATTACCGGCGAAGACGCGCGTGCCGACGTACAGGTTTTGCGTGCCGAAAGCTGCGCGGTGCTGACCGGCATCGGCACGGTGTTGGCGGACAATCCCCGGCTCAACGTCCGCGCTTTTCCAACTTTGCGCCAACCCGCACGCATCGTTTTAGACAGCCGCCTGCGCCTGCCCTTGGACAGCCACCTTCTGACCGACGGACAATCTCCAACCTACATCGCCACCTTGGAACGCGATGAAGATAAACTCCGCCCCTATCGGGAACACGCACACATCCGCATCCTGATGCCGTCTGAAACGGCAGACGGCAAAATCGACCTGCACCACCTGATGCGCCTCCTTGCCGACGAAGGTTTCGGCGAAATCATGGTCGAAGCAGGCTCCGAACTCACATCCGCATTTTTGGCAGAAGATTTGGCGGACGAAATCGTTTTATACCGCTCGCCCAAAATCCTCGGCGGCGGCAGCGGTTTATTTTGCCTGCCCGAAAACCGCGCCGCCCTTTCCGCACCGCCCTTGTGGACACCTGTTTCAAGCGAAATCCTCGGACACGACATCAAAACCGTGTTCCGAAAAAACGGCAACGCCTTTTAA
- a CDS encoding lipopolysaccharide biosynthesis protein — protein MDTKEILGYAAGSIGSAVLAVIILPLLSWYFPADDIGRIVLMQTAAGLTVSVLCLGLDQAYVREYYAAADKDTLFKTLFLPPLLSAAAIAALLLSRPSLPSEILFSLDDAAAGIGLVLFELSFLPIRFLLLVLRMEGRALAFSSAQLVSKLAILLLLPLTVGLLHFPANTAVLTAVYALANLAAAAFLLFQNRCRLKAVRRAPFSSAVLHRGLRYGIPIALSSIAYWGLASADRLFLKKYAGLEQLGVYSMGISFGGAALLFQSIFSTVWTPYIFRAIEANAPPARLSATAESAAALLAAALCLTGIFSPLASLLLPENYAAVRFIVVSCMLPPLFCTLVEISGIGLNVVRKTRPIALATLGALAANLLLLGLAVPSGGARGAAVACAASFWLFFVFKTESSCRLWQPLKRLPLYMHTLFCLASSAAYTCFGTPANYPLFAGVWAVYLAGCILRHRKDLHKLFHYLKKQGFPL, from the coding sequence ATGGACACAAAAGAAATCCTCGGCTACGCGGCAGGCTCGATCGGCAGCGCGGTTTTAGCCGTCATCATCCTGCCGCTGCTGTCGTGGTATTTCCCTGCCGACGACATCGGGCGCATCGTGCTGATGCAGACGGCGGCGGGACTGACGGTGTCGGTATTGTGCCTCGGGCTGGATCAGGCATACGTCCGCGAATACTATGCCGCCGCCGACAAAGACACTTTGTTCAAAACCCTGTTCCTGCCGCCGCTGCTGTCTGCCGCCGCGATAGCCGCCCTGCTGCTTTCCCGCCCGTCCCTGCCGTCTGAAATCCTGTTTTCGCTCGACGATGCCGCCGCCGGCATCGGGCTGGTGCTGTTTGAACTGAGCTTCCTGCCCATCCGCTTTCTCTTACTGGTTTTGCGTATGGAAGGACGCGCCCTTGCCTTTTCGTCCGCGCAACTCGTGTCCAAGCTCGCCATCCTGCTGCTGCTGCCGCTGACGGTCGGGCTGCTGCACTTTCCGGCGAACACCGCCGTCCTGACCGCCGTTTACGCGCTGGCAAACCTTGCCGCCGCCGCCTTTTTGCTGTTTCAAAACCGATGCCGTCTGAAGGCCGTCCGGCGCGCACCGTTTTCATCCGCCGTCCTGCATCGCGGCCTGCGCTACGGCATACCGATCGCACTAAGCAGCATCGCCTATTGGGGGCTGGCATCCGCCGACCGTTTGTTCCTGAAAAAATATGCCGGCCTAGAACAGCTCGGCGTTTATTCGATGGGTATTTCGTTCGGCGGAGCGGCATTATTGTTCCAAAGCATCTTTTCAACGGTCTGGACACCGTATATTTTCCGCGCAATCGAAGCAAACGCCCCGCCCGCCCGCCTCTCGGCAACGGCAGAATCCGCCGCCGCCCTGCTTGCCGCCGCCCTCTGCCTGACCGGCATTTTCTCGCCCCTCGCCTCCCTCCTGCTGCCGGAAAACTACGCCGCCGTCCGGTTTATCGTCGTATCGTGTATGCTGCCTCCGCTGTTTTGCACGCTGGTAGAAATCAGCGGCATCGGTTTGAACGTCGTCCGCAAAACGCGCCCGATCGCGCTCGCCACCTTGGGCGCGCTGGCGGCAAACCTGCTGCTGCTGGGGCTTGCCGTACCGTCCGGCGGCGCGCGCGGCGCGGCGGTTGCCTGTGCCGCCTCATTTTGGCTGTTTTTTGTTTTCAAGACCGAAAGCTCCTGCCGCCTGTGGCAGCCGCTCAAACGCCTGCCGCTTTATATGCACACATTGTTCTGCCTGGCCTCCTCGGCGGCCTACACCTGCTTCGGCACTCCGGCAAACTACCCCCTGTTTGCCGGCGTATGGGCGGTATATCTGGCAGGCTGCATCCTGCGCCACCGGAAAGATTTGCACAAACTGTTTCATTATTTGAAAAAACAAGGTTTCCCATTATGA
- a CDS encoding glycosyltransferase family 4 protein — MKIVLTTSMAGLGGTETATVRLGRLLRQHGHDIMLASSDGPLLKEAQALGIRWQPVNFYRGGLFGYLKGMIAYARMLRREQPDIIDCQMARVVPACALAAKIVSPKTKIIYHSHGLDAATYPKIAKLFDKLGVYIIGNCKHEREKLIRHGFPADRIVYAYNALPPPEFPFWKTVKGCVMLGTLSRLDTVRAVHLMLDIFKKMVDRDMPVRLNVAGIGEEMDNLKAQAERLGIDGKVTFLGGVRDLTAYFKDVDILVNTPHCIGDHGAGVGNNILEAGLYDTPVVTYDMAGISEMVVNGETGYCIPFGDEEAFIAAVDTLVRQPLLREAMGKRLHAHVAALCSDDEIYRTTMAAYAM, encoded by the coding sequence ATGAAAATCGTTTTGACCACATCTATGGCAGGCTTGGGCGGCACGGAAACCGCCACCGTCCGCCTCGGCAGGCTACTCAGGCAGCACGGACACGACATCATGCTTGCCTCTTCGGACGGACCGTTGCTCAAAGAGGCGCAAGCCTTGGGCATACGTTGGCAACCCGTCAATTTCTATCGCGGCGGCCTTTTCGGCTACCTCAAAGGTATGATTGCCTACGCCCGAATGCTGCGGCGCGAACAACCCGACATCATCGACTGCCAAATGGCGCGCGTCGTACCCGCCTGCGCCCTTGCCGCCAAAATCGTTTCGCCGAAAACCAAAATCATCTACCACTCGCACGGTTTGGACGCGGCAACCTACCCCAAAATCGCCAAACTCTTCGACAAGCTGGGCGTGTACATCATCGGTAACTGCAAACACGAACGCGAAAAACTCATCCGCCACGGTTTCCCCGCCGACCGGATTGTCTACGCCTACAACGCACTCCCCCCCCCGGAATTTCCTTTCTGGAAAACCGTCAAAGGCTGCGTCATGCTCGGCACGCTGTCGCGTCTGGACACCGTCCGCGCCGTGCATCTGATGCTGGACATTTTCAAAAAAATGGTCGACCGCGATATGCCCGTACGCCTGAACGTGGCGGGCATAGGCGAAGAAATGGACAATTTGAAAGCGCAGGCGGAACGTCTGGGCATAGACGGCAAAGTTACCTTCCTCGGCGGCGTGCGCGATTTGACCGCCTACTTCAAAGACGTGGATATTTTGGTGAACACGCCCCACTGCATCGGCGACCACGGCGCAGGCGTGGGCAACAACATCTTAGAAGCCGGACTTTACGACACGCCCGTCGTTACCTACGATATGGCGGGCATTTCCGAAATGGTCGTCAACGGGGAAACGGGTTACTGCATCCCCTTCGGCGACGAAGAAGCCTTTATCGCCGCCGTAGACACGCTCGTCAGACAACCGCTGTTGCGCGAAGCAATGGGCAAAAGGCTGCACGCACACGTCGCCGCACTCTGTTCCGACGACGAAATCTACCGTACCACCATGGCGGCGTATGCCATGTAA
- a CDS encoding NeuD/PglB/VioB family sugar acetyltransferase, protein MSKAVKRLFDIIASASGLIVLSPVFLILAYLIRKNLGSPVFFIQERPGKGGKPFKMIKFRSMRDAVDKYGNPLPDSERLTDFGKKLRAASLDELPELWNVLKGDMSLVGPRPLLMQYLPLYDNFQNRRHEMRPGITGWAQVNGRNALSWDEKFACDVWYIDHYSFWLDMKILFLTVRKVLIKEGISAEGEATMPPFTGKRKLAVVGAGGHGKVVADLAAALGTYGEIVFLDDRAQGSIDGFPVIGTTLLLENSLSPEQYDVAVAVGNNRIRRQIAGRAAVLGFKLPVLIHPDAYVSPSATVGQGSVVMAQAVVQAGSVLKDGVIVNTAATVDHDCLLDAFVHISPGAHLSGNTRIGEESWIGTGACSRQQIRIGSRATIGAGAVVIRDVSDGITVAGNPAKPLPRKNPETATA, encoded by the coding sequence ATGAGTAAAGCCGTCAAACGCCTGTTCGACATCATCGCATCCGCATCGGGGCTGATTGTCCTCTCACCCGTTTTCCTGATTTTGGCGTACCTCATCCGCAAAAATCTAGGCTCGCCCGTGTTCTTCATCCAAGAGCGGCCGGGCAAAGGCGGCAAACCGTTTAAAATGATTAAATTCCGCTCTATGCGCGATGCGGTCGATAAATACGGCAACCCGCTGCCGGACAGCGAACGCCTGACCGATTTCGGCAAAAAACTGCGTGCCGCCAGCCTGGACGAACTGCCCGAACTGTGGAACGTCCTCAAAGGCGACATGAGCCTGGTCGGCCCGCGCCCGCTGCTGATGCAATATCTGCCGCTGTACGACAACTTCCAAAACCGCCGCCACGAAATGAGACCGGGCATTACCGGCTGGGCGCAGGTCAACGGGCGCAACGCGCTTTCGTGGGACGAAAAATTCGCCTGCGATGTTTGGTATATCGACCATTACAGTTTTTGGCTGGATATGAAAATCCTGTTTTTGACAGTCAGAAAAGTCTTGATTAAAGAAGGTATTTCGGCGGAGGGCGAAGCCACTATGCCCCCTTTCACAGGAAAACGCAAACTTGCCGTCGTCGGCGCGGGCGGACACGGAAAAGTCGTTGCCGACCTTGCCGCCGCACTCGGCACATACGGCGAAATCGTTTTTCTGGACGACCGCGCACAAGGCAGCATCGACGGCTTTCCCGTCATCGGCACGACTCTGCTGCTTGAAAACAGTTTATCGCCCGAACAATACGACGTCGCCGTCGCCGTCGGCAACAACCGCATCCGCCGCCAAATCGCCGGACGAGCCGCCGTGCTCGGCTTCAAACTGCCCGTCCTGATTCATCCGGACGCATATGTTTCCCCGTCGGCAACCGTCGGTCAGGGCAGCGTCGTGATGGCTCAGGCAGTCGTACAGGCAGGCAGCGTATTGAAAGACGGCGTGATTGTGAACACTGCCGCCACCGTCGATCACGACTGCCTGCTTGACGCTTTCGTCCACATCAGCCCGGGCGCGCACCTGTCGGGCAACACGCGTATCGGCGAAGAAAGCTGGATAGGCACGGGCGCGTGCAGCCGCCAGCAAATCCGTATCGGCAGCCGCGCAACCATTGGAGCGGGCGCAGTCGTCATACGCGACGTTTCAGACGGCATAACCGTCGCGGGCAACCCGGCAAAGCCCCTGCCGCGCAAAAACCCCGAGACCGCGACAGCATAA
- a CDS encoding DegT/DnrJ/EryC1/StrS family aminotransferase, producing the protein MLNTSLSPWPCFTQEEADAVSKVLLSNKVNYWTGSECREFEKEFAAFAGTQYAVALANGTLALDTALKAIGIGAGDDVIVTSRTFLASASCIVNAGANPVFADVDLNSQNISAETVKAVLTPNTKAIIVVHLAGMPAEMDGIMTLAKEHDLWVIEDCAQAHGAKYKGKSVGSIGHVGAWSFCQDKIMTTGGEGGMVTTNDKTLWEKMWSYKDHGKSYDAVYHREHAPGFRWLHESFGTNWRMMEMQAAIGRIQLKRLPEWTACRQAHAAKLAESLGKFKSIRLVEVADYIGHAQYKFYAFVKPEHLKDGWTRDRIVNELNARKVPCYQGSCSEVYLEKAFDNTPWRPKERLKNAVELGDTSLMFLVHPTLTDGEIAFCKEHIEAVLAEATR; encoded by the coding sequence ATGTTGAACACTTCCCTTTCCCCGTGGCCCTGCTTCACCCAAGAAGAAGCCGATGCCGTTTCCAAAGTCCTCTTGTCCAACAAAGTCAATTACTGGACGGGCAGCGAATGCCGCGAATTTGAAAAAGAATTCGCGGCATTCGCCGGTACGCAATACGCCGTCGCCCTTGCCAACGGCACGCTGGCGCTCGATACCGCGCTCAAAGCAATCGGCATAGGCGCGGGCGATGATGTGATTGTCACTTCGCGCACTTTCTTGGCTTCCGCGTCCTGCATTGTGAACGCGGGCGCAAATCCCGTGTTTGCTGATGTGGATTTGAACAGCCAAAACATCAGCGCGGAAACCGTCAAGGCCGTGCTGACCCCGAATACCAAGGCGATTATCGTGGTTCACCTTGCCGGTATGCCTGCCGAAATGGATGGCATTATGACTTTGGCAAAAGAACATGATTTGTGGGTGATTGAAGACTGCGCCCAAGCGCACGGCGCAAAATACAAAGGCAAATCCGTCGGCTCTATCGGACACGTCGGCGCGTGGTCGTTCTGCCAAGACAAAATCATGACCACCGGCGGCGAAGGCGGTATGGTTACGACCAACGACAAAACCCTGTGGGAAAAAATGTGGTCGTACAAAGACCACGGCAAAAGCTACGATGCCGTGTACCACCGCGAACACGCGCCCGGTTTCCGCTGGCTGCACGAAAGTTTCGGCACAAACTGGCGTATGATGGAAATGCAGGCGGCAATCGGGCGCATCCAGCTCAAACGCCTGCCCGAATGGACTGCCTGCCGTCAAGCGCACGCCGCCAAGCTGGCGGAAAGCCTAGGCAAATTCAAAAGTATCCGCTTGGTTGAAGTCGCCGACTACATCGGACACGCGCAATATAAGTTCTACGCTTTCGTCAAACCCGAACACCTCAAAGACGGCTGGACGCGCGACCGCATCGTGAACGAACTGAACGCACGCAAAGTCCCCTGCTATCAAGGCAGCTGCTCCGAAGTCTATTTGGAAAAAGCCTTCGACAACACGCCTTGGCGACCGAAAGAGCGTTTGAAAAATGCTGTCGAACTGGGCGACACCAGCCTGATGTTCTTGGTGCACCCGACGCTGACCGACGGCGAAATCGCGTTCTGCAAAGAACACATCGAAGCCGTATTGGCAGAAGCCACACGATAA
- the pglD gene encoding NADH-dependent dehydratase PglD has protein sequence MTLETLIALPRNIKKICFLIHDFLMIFIAFWFTQSLKADYSNEWFDPANWQSFLLTALLTIGLFVRMGLYRAVTRFISFRILSTALAGSLASAVLFFLNTLIFEERLRLALPIVYFLLLFVSVTGSRMVLRGLLSEHPKKQMTPVIIYGAGQAGRQLLEAVKQMREYSAAAFVDDDPKLWHTVIYDLAVYQPDAIAFLIERYGVEKILLAIPGATQEQRRRIINKLEAYPCEVLTIPGMKDLMDGKISIGTLKKISVSDLLGRDSVTPDDRLMSADIEGKTVMVTGAGGSIGSELCRQIIRRRPEKLLLFELSEFTLYAIEKELRETCIQKRLDTEILPFLGSVQNRTLLEHVMTAFSVATVYHAAAYKHVPMVEFNTVEGIRNNIFGTLECALAATTSGVRTFVLISTDKAVRPTNTMGASKRMAELCLQALAAEPGQKTRFSMVRFGNVLGSSGSVVPLFEKQIAEGGPLTLTHPDITRYFMTIPEAAQLVIQAGAMGTGGDVFVLDMGESVKIIDLARQMITLSGLKPKTPEQPDGDIEILITGLRPGEKLYEELLIGDNVRKTGHPRIMTADEAMLPWHELSVLLDRIRAACDRYDQQAIRTLLINAPTGFTPSDGICDLLWVRETHRKNAV, from the coding sequence ATGACTCTGGAAACCCTGATCGCCCTGCCGCGCAACATCAAGAAAATCTGTTTCCTCATACACGATTTTCTGATGATTTTCATTGCCTTTTGGTTCACCCAAAGCCTAAAGGCCGACTACTCGAACGAATGGTTCGACCCTGCCAACTGGCAGTCTTTCCTATTGACCGCGCTGTTGACCATCGGTCTGTTCGTCAGAATGGGGCTCTACCGTGCCGTTACACGCTTCATCAGCTTCCGCATCCTCTCCACCGCGCTGGCAGGCAGCCTCGCCTCCGCCGTATTGTTCTTCCTCAACACATTGATTTTTGAAGAAAGGCTGCGCCTCGCCCTGCCGATTGTCTATTTCTTACTGCTGTTTGTTTCCGTGACCGGCTCGCGTATGGTTTTGCGCGGGCTGTTGTCCGAACACCCCAAAAAACAGATGACCCCCGTCATTATTTACGGCGCGGGGCAGGCGGGCAGACAGCTTCTCGAGGCCGTCAAACAAATGCGCGAATATTCCGCCGCCGCCTTTGTGGACGACGACCCCAAACTGTGGCACACCGTCATCTACGACCTTGCCGTTTACCAGCCCGATGCCATCGCCTTCCTCATCGAACGCTACGGCGTGGAAAAAATCCTGCTCGCCATCCCCGGCGCGACCCAGGAACAACGCCGCCGAATCATCAACAAACTGGAAGCCTATCCCTGCGAAGTGTTGACCATTCCCGGAATGAAAGACCTGATGGACGGGAAAATCAGCATCGGCACGCTCAAAAAAATCTCCGTGTCCGACCTGCTCGGGCGTGATTCCGTCACACCCGACGACCGCCTGATGAGTGCCGACATCGAAGGCAAAACCGTCATGGTAACCGGCGCGGGCGGCTCCATCGGTTCGGAACTCTGCCGCCAGATTATCCGCCGCCGCCCCGAAAAGCTGCTGCTGTTCGAGTTATCCGAATTCACCCTGTACGCCATCGAAAAAGAATTGCGCGAAACCTGCATCCAAAAACGCCTCGACACCGAAATCCTGCCCTTTCTCGGTTCGGTGCAAAACCGCACGCTGCTCGAACACGTCATGACCGCCTTTTCCGTTGCGACCGTCTATCACGCCGCCGCCTACAAACACGTCCCCATGGTCGAATTCAACACCGTCGAAGGCATACGCAACAACATCTTCGGCACACTCGAGTGCGCGCTTGCCGCCACGACATCGGGCGTAAGAACTTTCGTCCTCATCTCCACCGACAAAGCCGTCCGCCCCACCAACACCATGGGTGCCAGCAAACGCATGGCGGAACTCTGCCTTCAGGCACTCGCCGCCGAACCCGGACAGAAAACCCGCTTCAGCATGGTACGTTTCGGCAATGTTTTAGGTTCGTCCGGCTCCGTTGTCCCGCTGTTTGAAAAACAGATTGCAGAAGGCGGCCCGCTTACCCTGACCCACCCCGACATCACACGTTATTTCATGACCATACCCGAAGCCGCCCAACTCGTCATACAGGCAGGCGCGATGGGTACGGGCGGCGACGTATTCGTCCTCGACATGGGTGAATCCGTCAAAATCATCGACCTTGCCCGCCAAATGATTACCTTAAGCGGCCTCAAACCCAAAACACCCGAACAACCCGACGGCGACATCGAAATCCTCATTACCGGACTGCGTCCCGGCGAAAAACTCTACGAAGAGCTGCTCATCGGCGACAACGTCCGCAAAACCGGCCATCCGCGCATTATGACGGCTGACGAGGCGATGCTGCCGTGGCACGAGCTCTCTGTCCTGCTCGACCGCATCCGTGCGGCCTGCGACCGTTACGACCAGCAGGCAATCCGCACCCTGCTCATCAACGCCCCGACCGGCTTTACCCCAAGCGACGGTATCTGCGACCTGCTTTGGGTACGAGAAACACACAGAAAAAATGCCGTCTGA
- a CDS encoding valine--pyruvate transaminase produces the protein MQFSAFGEKFTQHSGILQLMDDLGDALKSDKPVNMLGGGNPARIPEIDRAFADIFSKLAAEHAVENIGNYSNPQGDAALIDALTAFLNREYGWNLTADNIALTNGSQNAFFYLFNLFGGKFKLSDGTSAEKAILLPLAPEYIGYADVHIEGQHFVSVKPKIENVEHEGEAGFFKYRVDFDALENLPELKAGKIGAICCSRPTNPTGNVLTDGEMARLDALAREHGIPLIIDNAYGMPFPNIIYSDVTLNWHENIILCFSLSKVGLPGVRTGIIVAAPEVVKAVSSLNAIVNLAPTRFGAAIAAPLLESGEMKRLADQVIRPFYRNQAQTAVSLLKRELGAYPMKIHKPEGAIFLWLWFENLPVSSQTLYEMLKAEGTLIIPGEHFFVGIDTRDYPHAGECIRMSIAQDAQTLEKGTAAIGKTVRKLYDNV, from the coding sequence ATGCAGTTTTCGGCATTCGGCGAAAAATTCACGCAACACAGCGGCATCCTCCAACTGATGGACGACCTCGGCGACGCGCTCAAAAGCGACAAGCCCGTCAACATGCTCGGCGGCGGCAACCCGGCGCGCATTCCGGAAATCGATCGGGCGTTCGCCGACATATTCTCCAAACTGGCGGCAGAACACGCCGTCGAAAACATCGGCAACTACTCCAACCCCCAAGGCGATGCCGCGCTGATTGACGCGTTGACCGCCTTCCTCAACCGCGAATACGGCTGGAACCTGACCGCCGACAATATCGCGCTGACCAACGGTTCGCAAAACGCGTTTTTCTATTTATTCAACCTCTTCGGCGGCAAATTCAAGCTTTCAGACGGCACATCCGCAGAAAAAGCCATTTTGTTGCCGCTCGCGCCCGAATACATCGGCTATGCCGACGTACATATCGAAGGGCAGCACTTCGTTTCTGTCAAGCCCAAAATCGAAAACGTCGAACACGAAGGCGAAGCAGGCTTCTTCAAATACCGCGTGGACTTTGACGCACTGGAAAACCTGCCCGAACTCAAAGCGGGCAAAATCGGCGCGATTTGCTGTTCGCGCCCGACCAACCCGACCGGCAATGTGTTGACCGACGGCGAAATGGCACGTTTGGACGCTTTGGCGCGTGAACACGGGATTCCGCTGATTATCGACAACGCCTACGGAATGCCGTTCCCCAACATCATTTACAGCGACGTAACGCTGAATTGGCACGAAAACATCATCCTCTGCTTCAGCCTTTCCAAAGTCGGCCTGCCGGGCGTTCGCACCGGCATCATCGTCGCCGCGCCCGAAGTCGTCAAAGCCGTCAGCAGCCTGAACGCGATTGTGAACCTTGCCCCCACGCGCTTCGGCGCGGCCATCGCCGCCCCGCTGCTGGAAAGCGGCGAGATGAAACGGCTTGCCGACCAAGTCATCCGGCCGTTTTACCGCAATCAGGCGCAAACCGCCGTCTCGCTGCTCAAGCGCGAGCTGGGCGCGTACCCGATGAAAATCCACAAACCCGAAGGCGCGATTTTCCTGTGGCTCTGGTTTGAAAACCTGCCCGTTTCTTCGCAAACCCTGTACGAAATGCTCAAAGCCGAAGGTACGCTGATTATTCCGGGCGAGCATTTCTTCGTCGGCATCGACACGCGGGATTACCCGCACGCGGGCGAGTGCATCCGCATGAGCATCGCGCAGGACGCTCAAACGCTGGAAAAAGGCACCGCCGCCATCGGCAAAACCGTCCGAAAACTGTACGACAACGTTTAA